A stretch of Solanum stenotomum isolate F172 unplaced genomic scaffold, ASM1918654v1 scaffold131, whole genome shotgun sequence DNA encodes these proteins:
- the LOC125850030 gene encoding uncharacterized protein LOC125850030, with the protein MPDEAPTPPANVSFAHVSSQVQKDKSVYPDIEELKQHMKEYVDSKFEYLVNLIKANHSEMMNSRNREDDKQPKVLCCISDLGGKSTPCIVEVSGKEVNDGHQTSTCKFDQQPTSPIQMDFAINDQDIGVSDFDVEDQTEDTLKNHQEMKEVLELQSSDANVHHTAETTEHKKDSTTSGTISSETREGMHTLIVDLGRLPIPVKPVSAANPHELTNSQILLSDSQLPTDIPITKIVVRRNTITPLAHIRMPSKICKSPYLTSFGSSEKGKEVTEDVIRPDFPFEGCEITNQAPSYLIDEFIQWVTTGLLKTHAKKKPTEDKYRAKASSLGFEMMDYVVAFPSNKNWFYAMSQPKNCWTDQHLDVVFYYLRKKSKLRSMNQYRYTTVNCLFSSHINNTHERYYNNVADDDISTQEHIDRAVAVSVHERSIANVMKGFSIPAALPWHLVDDVYIPVNCDGKFHWVLAVVELNRRLIRVYNSSIGTRKQQHYEEIKKLSRMLPSYLLDSGFFEKNERTIWPELDAYKDKQTGTLLESHVPFNIEYVQGIMQQEEDSMDCGLYVATFAEFLSDQLVIPPDIDGHLPNYLRNRYAALLWRYDSDKFKGGYISENDDPPKPKGQFTTPTEQDFVNID; encoded by the exons ATGCCGGATGAAGCACCTACCCCACCTGCTAATGTATCTTTTGCCCATGTCTCTTCACAAGTCCAAAAAGATAAGTCTGTATATCCCGATATTGAAGAACTGAAACAACATATGAAGGAATAC gTTGACAGTAAATTTGAGTATCTTGTGAATTTGATAAAGGCAAACCACTCTGAGATGATGAATTCTAGGAATAGGGAGGACGACAAACAACCAAAGGTATTGTGTTGTATATCT GATTTGGGCGGCAAGTCTACGCCGTGCATTGTTGAAGTTTCCGGTAAAGAAGTCAATGATGGACATCAAACAAGTACCTGCAAGTTTGATCAACAACCAACCTCACCGATACAGATGGATTTTGCCATTAATGACCAAGACATTGGTGTATCAGATTTTGATGTTGAAGATCag ACTGAGGATACATTGAAGAATCATCAAGAAATGAAGGAAGTTTTAGAACTTCAATCATCAGATGCAAATGTTCATCATACTGCAGAAACAACTGAGCATAAGAAG GATTCTACAACATCTGGTACAATATCATCTGAAACTCGAGAAGGCATGCATACACTTATTGTTGATCTAGGAAGATTGCCTATTCCTGTTAAACCAGTTAGTGCAGCAAATCCACATGAGTTAACCAATAGCCAAATTTTACTTTCGGACAGTCAATTACCCACTGATATTCCAATCACAAAGATTGTTGTCCGACGTAATACAATTACTCCTCTTGCACATATCAGGATGCCTTCAAAAATCTGCAAATCTCCTTATTTGACTTCATTTGGGTcaagtgaaaaaggaaaagaggtcACGGAGGATGTAATCCGTCCAGATTTTCCATTTGAAGGTTGTGAGATCACAAATCAAGCCCCGTCATATCTGATTGATGAGTTTATTCAGTGGGTTACTACAGGTCTTCTCAAAACACATGCCAAAAA GAAACCAACAGAGGATAAGTACAGAGCAAAAGCCTCTTCTTTAGGTTTTGAAATGATGGATTATGTTGTTGCATTTCCGTCCAATAAAAATTGGTTCTATGCCATGTCCCAGCCCAAAAACTGCTGGACTGATCAG CACCTGGATGTTGTTTTTTACTATCTTcgtaaaaaatcaaaacttcgCAGCATGAATCAATACAGATACACAACAGTCAATTGTTTGTTCAGTTCACATATCAACAATACCCATGAAAGGTATTATAACAATGTGGCTGATGATGATATTAGTACCCAAGAACACATTGATCGTGCTGTAGCTGTATCTGTACATGAGAGGTCAATAGCCAACGTCATGAAAGGATTTTCAATACCAGCTGCATTACCATGGCATCTTGTGGACGATGTTTACATTCCGGTTAATTGTGATGGAAAGTTCCATTGGGTGTTAGCTGTTGTTGAATTGAATCGGAGGTTGATACGCGTGTATAACTCTTCTATAGGTACAAGGAAACAACAACATTATGAGGAGATAAAAAAGTTGTCAAGGATGCTACCTTCTTACCTCCTTGACAGTGgtttctttgaaaaaaatgagCGGACAATCTGGCCAGAACTTGATGCATATAAGGACAAACAAACTGGTACACTTTTGGAGTCACATGTTCCTTTCAATATTGAATACGTTCAAGGCATCATGCAACAAGAAGAGGATAGCAT GGACTGCGGGTTATATGTAGCTACATTTGCAGAGTTTTTGAGTGACCAACTTGTTATACCACCTGATATTGATGGCCATCTACCAAATTATCTTCGCAATAGATATGCAGCATTGTTGTGGAGATACGACAGCGACAAGTTCAAGGGTGGATACATAAGTGAGAATGACGATCCACCAAAGCCTAAGGGTCAATTCACAACACCAACTGAACAAGATTTCGTTAACATAGATTAG